From Variimorphobacter saccharofermentans, one genomic window encodes:
- the sigF gene encoding RNA polymerase sporulation sigma factor SigF, protein MNVDTLELIKRSKEGDKEARDRVVTDNVGLVWSIVRRFANRGHEMEDLFQIGSIGLIKAIDKFDSSYEVKFSTYAVPMITGEIKRFLRDDGMIKVSRSLKETATKIRMEREKFSNKYGREPTIEEIEEELCIDKDEIIMALETSTEVESLYKTIYQGDGSPIYLIDKLTESKDESENLVDKLALREIIASLDEKEQEIIRLRYFKDRTQTDIAKELGISQVQVSRMEKRILKIMRERLGA, encoded by the coding sequence ATGAATGTGGATACGCTTGAGTTGATTAAACGATCAAAGGAAGGAGACAAGGAAGCCAGAGACCGTGTTGTTACTGACAATGTAGGCTTAGTTTGGAGTATCGTCAGAAGATTCGCAAATCGAGGGCATGAGATGGAGGATTTATTTCAAATCGGAAGCATTGGTTTGATAAAGGCAATTGATAAATTTGATTCTTCCTATGAGGTTAAATTTTCAACCTATGCCGTACCGATGATTACCGGTGAGATTAAGCGGTTCTTACGGGATGATGGGATGATAAAGGTAAGTCGTTCTCTTAAGGAAACGGCGACAAAGATACGAATGGAGCGGGAAAAATTCAGTAATAAATATGGAAGGGAACCTACCATAGAGGAAATTGAAGAAGAGCTATGCATTGATAAAGATGAAATTATTATGGCACTTGAAACATCAACTGAAGTAGAATCTCTCTATAAAACAATCTATCAGGGAGATGGAAGTCCGATTTACTTAATAGATAAGTTAACAGAATCCAAAGATGAAAGCGAAAATTTAGTGGACAAGCTGGCTTTGAGGGAAATTATTGCTTCCTTAGATGAGAAGGAACAGGAAATCATCCGGCTTAGATACTTTAAAGATAGAACACAGACCGACATTGCGAAAGAACTCGGAATATCCCAGGTTCAAGTCTCCCGCATGGAAAAAAGAATTCTGAAGATCATGCGTGAGCGGTTGGGAGCATAA